A genomic region of Verrucomicrobiota bacterium contains the following coding sequences:
- a CDS encoding alpha-keto acid decarboxylase family protein — EAFAEKSPVVVISGAPGIKERLKDPLLHHKVREFDTQKKVFEQITVASTVLSDPQTAFQEIDRVLHAAVRFKRPVYIELPRDIIWQRGIPHHTPREVHESSDAVVLRASLAEAVARINAARKPVILADVEVHRFGLQRDLLALAERTNIPVAATILGKSVVAEHHPLYLGVYEGAMGREEVRRYVESSDCLLMPGFFMMDINLGIYTARLDPARSICVTSENLSIGHHNYEGVRLKDFLRGLVRSKLRRRAKPKLPRAKPAPPFTLADATRALTSQRLFQRLNAFLTVDTVVVADIGDCLFGAVDLSIHRGTEFLAAAYYASMGFAVPAAVGAQLANPRRRPLVLVGDGAFQMTGVELATAARNGCNPIVVVLNNDGFGTERHIHDGPYNDVAPWRFHRLPELLGTGRGWLVKTEGELDAALEEARRHTQSFCLIEVRLARLDRSPALDRLAKRLGARLRAAK, encoded by the coding sequence GGAGGCGTTTGCGGAGAAATCGCCGGTGGTCGTCATCAGCGGCGCGCCGGGCATCAAGGAACGGCTCAAGGATCCCCTGCTGCATCACAAGGTCCGGGAGTTCGACACGCAGAAGAAGGTGTTCGAGCAGATCACCGTCGCGAGCACCGTGCTGAGCGACCCGCAGACGGCGTTTCAGGAGATTGACCGTGTGCTCCACGCGGCGGTGCGCTTCAAGCGGCCGGTTTACATCGAGCTCCCGCGGGACATCATCTGGCAGCGGGGCATCCCGCACCACACGCCGCGGGAGGTGCATGAGTCGAGCGACGCGGTGGTCCTGCGAGCATCGCTCGCGGAGGCCGTGGCGAGGATCAACGCGGCACGCAAGCCCGTCATCCTCGCGGATGTCGAGGTGCACCGCTTTGGTTTGCAACGCGATCTGCTCGCGCTCGCGGAGCGCACGAACATCCCGGTCGCGGCGACGATTCTCGGCAAGTCGGTCGTCGCCGAGCATCACCCGCTGTATCTAGGCGTTTACGAGGGCGCGATGGGCCGCGAGGAGGTCCGCCGCTACGTCGAGTCCTCCGATTGCCTGCTGATGCCCGGGTTCTTCATGATGGACATCAACCTGGGCATTTACACGGCGCGCCTTGATCCTGCGCGGTCCATCTGCGTCACGAGCGAGAACCTCTCCATCGGTCACCACAACTACGAAGGCGTGCGGCTGAAGGACTTCTTGCGCGGGCTGGTCAGGTCCAAACTGCGCCGCCGGGCGAAGCCGAAGCTCCCACGCGCCAAACCCGCGCCGCCGTTCACCCTCGCCGACGCGACGCGCGCGCTCACGTCGCAACGGCTCTTCCAACGGTTGAACGCATTCCTCACCGTGGACACAGTGGTCGTGGCGGACATCGGCGACTGTCTCTTTGGCGCGGTGGACTTGTCCATCCATCGCGGCACGGAGTTCCTCGCGGCGGCCTACTACGCCTCGATGGGTTTCGCCGTGCCCGCCGCGGTCGGGGCGCAGTTGGCGAATCCACGGCGCCGTCCTCTGGTGCTGGTCGGCGACGGCGCGTTCCAGATGACCGGCGTCGAACTGGCCACCGCCGCGCGGAACGGATGCAACCCGATCGTGGTCGTCCTCAATAATGACGGCTTTGGCACCGAGCGGCACATTCACGACGGCCCATACAACGACGTCGCCCCGTGGCGATTCCACCGCCTGCCTGAACTGCTCGGCACCGGTCGCGGCTGGCTCGTCAAGACGGAAGGCGAACTCGACGCCGCGCTCGAGGAGGCGCGCCGTCACACACAGAGCTTCTGCCTGATCGAAGTTCGCCTCGCGAGGCTCGACCGCTCGCC